The genomic stretch CTGTGGAGCTCCTGGCTCGTGGGTTCAGGTTACCTGTACAAACGGGTAaccaaactgtttttcagtgACTGCACCCTGTTACATTATCTcaagcaatgtatgagggttctcatttctccacatccttgccaatacacGTTAtgtttttgattatagccattttaGTGGGTGTGAAATACCTAACATCGCTGCgggtttgatttacatttccctagtgactaatgatgttgagcatcttttcatgtgctcgctggccatttgtgtatcttctttgaagaaacgTTTTATTGAAAtctttgcccttttaaaaatggaattatttgtccttttgtcGTTGAGTCAtaagagtcctttatatatttgggttagtattatttattttgttgcgcAAACTGTCTAGATTTGGCTAGTGGGAACTTTTCAGACTGGCTCCTGTTGCTTTAACATACCTCCATCATTTTTTGAGTGCTGCTAATGCACTGAGTTGTGTCCCCCCAAGATTCATATGTTGTAGTCCTATCCCTCAGTACACCTCAGAATGTCACTGTATTTAGAGCTAGGACCTCTGAAGAGGTATTTAAggctaaatgaggtcataagggtggggccctaatccaatatgaccggtttccttataagaagagggagagacaccaGGGAGGCACGTgtacagaggaaaggccatgtgaagacacagtgaggaGATGACCGTCTAccagtcaaggagagaggcctcgggAGGAATCAAGCCTGCTGGCAcctcgatcttggacttctagtttccagaactgtgagaagagacatttctgttgtttacatcACTCAGCCTGTgctactttgttatggcagctctagcaaactgaTACAGTAGCTTTTCCTACTTTCTGGTACCACAAAGGTCATCTTATACTTTCCTGTCCCAGCCCGGGAATCAGCCATTTTTTCAAGGATCACTCGttcttggaaaatattatttagaaaccAAGGTCTGAACAGTGATGTGCGTATTGTTCATTGCTTCCAGCCCTGTCAGTGGAGAGAACTAGGAAATAGAGGTATGTGTGTATAACAACacgcccccaacacacacagctCTGTATCGTTtctgtgtttgtctgtgtgtatgtgaaaaACCCTGAGTTCATATTGAGAACCTCTGAAAGCGAGGTTCGTTCTAGCTTTCCCTCATTCCGTATTTACTTCATCTTAGAATACATATAGTGTCAGAATTACTAGCCTGTACCCTTGTGAGAAACAAACCTACCAATTGTTTATGGTTCTTTTGCCTTTAACCTTAGGTTATATTGTCAAAACACTGTGTTTAAAGtgacttctcccttcctccccttcagTGTGGTTATTCTTCATTCCAAATGCAGTTAGGTTGATTTGGTTtcgtttgtatttcattttctctgtctgcTTGCTGCATCCTTAttggctttattattattaattatttttgtatgtgaaacTTTAACATGGTTCAAAAGGGCAAAACTCGACAAAAGGTTCTACATAGAGAAGTTTTActgctctctcttcccttcccatctCCCTGTCCTTTCCACCCTCTTCCCTTGTGCCCCAGAGGTCACCAAGCCCAGTTGTTTCTGAATTATCCTTCCTATGTTTCTTTGCGTTGGGTCCCTGCATCCCACCCAGAGACGATTCCTTACAGTGAACTCCTGAGCACATACATCGTAAATATTGACGCTGGCATTTAGTTATTTAGCCACGCTATCTTCTCCCTTAACTCCAGTCACTCGGTCAGTTAACCTGTCAGTGAGGATTTggtacttactctgtgccaggcaggggACAGAAGACTAAGCCATAGAGTGAAGCAGATGATTTGTCCCCTCTGTGCTTTCTCACTCTCTGACTTTCCTCCTCTAATCCACTCACCTGTCTCCTTTGTCTCTCCTTCTTCTGATCTGTTGTTCTCTGCCTATTTCAAAAGTTGCTGCGTTTTCATTGACTAAGACATAAATACAAACTATCAATCATATATCCAAATTATAATAGATATTACTCAACACAAAATAGTCAACACAAAATAACATTGACAACCGGTTACTCCAGTAACATTGGTTAATGATTAAATGTGATGGGAAAAATCAAATCTTCCTCATCATTGGGCCCCCAGGACACATGTACCTGGCAGAAATGCTGTGATCATGAGGGAAAAATCACAAGGGCAATAAAAGTTATGTACAAAATGCTAAGTCTAATTTTTGTTGTAAAATTAAATCTGACATGGACCCATCCAGATGAAAGTAATTTTGgtgaaatgtatataaaaatggaaaaattgaatacattttgTGCTGTATAGAAAATGACTCAATGGATTTTTCaccagaaaatacaaaatacaggAAAGAGGGAGAGCAAGAGGCGAGGCTAGAGAGAGGCTCAGAATTTGTTCCTACTCGCTAGGGCAGCAGGAGCCAATGACCAGTTGTAAGTATGGGGGTGCAATCAAGCTTGCACTTAAAAGATCGTCAGTGACTGCTGTAGAGAATGGAGTGAACAAGACGTGCACTACAGAATCACTCTTCTGAAGCTTATGCTGAGGAAAGTGCCACATAAGGGCAAAGGACtgtgggagggaggagtgggtagagagagggagggagggaaggaagagaagaaagacatcACTTGTGGCTACAGATggtaggaaaaggaagaaaaattggaGGCCTCTTAGTTCTTCGTGAGCtgacatttgagctgggtctTGGAGGGGAGAAAGGTTAGGCAAGGACCGTGAATGGACTCCTTGGCTGGAGTCCAGGCCCATGTGCAGAGACCCTGGAATGGAGTCTGGGCAGATGTGTGAGAAGACACTGTTCCGAGAACTGTTGAGCAGAGTGAGTGGTCCCTGTTTCTCCCGGTCTCCTTcctcccacagggatggtggagtggaatatacacacacacacacacacacacacacacacaaccagatCTCTCTTACACTGCTGCTGGGAGTGTGAGAGTGCAACCATTTAGGAAAattatttggcagtttcttataaagttaaacatatgctTACCCTATAACCCAACCATTCCATtgctaggtatttacccaagagaagtaaaaacacatgtccacacaaaggcTTGTACAGATatttcacagcagctttatttataatagctgaagACTGAAAATGACCTAATTTCATCCataggaaaatggataaaaaattgtGGTACGTCCATACAGTAGAATACCATTCTGCTGAGTAGTATACAAATTCAGTGAAACGAACTACTGATCTAAGCAACAGCATGGAGGAATCTCAGAAACTTTCTTCTGAGCTAAAGAAGCTAATGTGGTAGACACCAGAACAGTGTTTGCCCCTGAGGGTGGAAGGTATTGACTAGGAAGAGGCATGAGagaactttctgggatgatgcCAATGGATTACACAAGTGGAAACATGTGGCAAAACTCATGAAACCTACACTTCAGATCTGTGCATTTCGCTCTActtaaattatatatcaataaagaaacagtttATTGCAGTCTGGGAAGATTGGAAATTGCGTTACAAATCAGAAGTGGTTTcttactattttgtttgtttttccgtTGTGATTGTTAGcttcagaggttttttttttttgtcttaaagcaTATTAGCCTGCTTGTCAGAGCTCTCCGGCCACAGCCAGCTGACCCTCTGGTTTCCTCGCCCTCTGTTCTCCTTCCTCAGAATGCCCACGTCCTGTTGTGCCCGTTAAGCAAACGAGCTCTCGCCTGGTTCCTGTAGCTGATGAGACCCTTAAAGGGGCTGGACCTTTTCTGTCTTAATGTTTCAATGTATATAGTTCAACAAGATCAGCAGGAACAGGGTCCGCATGGTGTCATGGAGAGcctgtttttttctgtaaattggggataaatAGTACTACTAGTAGTTGTCAGAGTTAAATGAGCCAGCTCAGGTAGACGTATCTCTATGCTCAGCACATCGTGGGGCCAGAAAGCATGACAGCTGGGGTCCTGGCTGTCTCTCCTGTGGCCTCTGCACAGCAGCTGCTGCTGCCACTCTGGTGTGACCTCTGTGCAGCCACCTGCTGAGGCTCTGGACACACTGCCTTCCCTCAAGTGTCCTGTGGTATCGTCTTATGTCTCGTTGAGAGCTGAGTTAGGGAATGCATCTAGAAGAAACTGACTTCCTACTATTCCTATTATATTTTAAGGGTATCAGCATGGAAGCCATGAGTGAGAATAAAATGGTGCCCTCTGATTTTAGCACAGGACCTATGGAAAAAACTGCTAAACCTTTGCCATTTAAGGATCTCAACTTTGTGGTAAGCATCtaaggtattttataaataaaaaaccaaaccGCCACCCCTTGGCTTCTGATTGTGCTGGCGTGCAGCCCAGGTGGCACGGCTGTCCCCTTCTCCATCAACCTAGTTGCCACCCTCTCTGTCATGGGCTGTTGTGGGAGGGGTGGAGGCAAGAGAAGAAGGGCACTTCCTCTAAGTAAATCTAAGCTATTGTGCAGTGAAGTAGAAGTAGCACAATAGCTTagatttcttccttttgttctcGTGGGATATAATAAATGAGTGATTCAGATTACACcattaaaagttcatttttcattaattagttttaaaaatacaatattgcCAGTGCCTGCAACAGACTTTggtattcttttccattttattttgtcaccTTCAcaggacaaaagaaaacaaaaatttccagAAGTCTTGCCTGCCATGATTGTGCCTTACTTAGGTTTTCCAGGATCACCAGTAATTTGCAAGGCAGAGACTTGCCCTCGGAAGGGCGTTTAGGGATGTGGTCATGAGTTTAAATCTAACTTTGTGGTAAATTCATTTGAAAGTAACGAGAAATTCATGAGTGAATTTTATAAAGTTAGACCCAATAAAAGATGGGATTTTTTATgtgaatgtaaaaaataataataataaccttttATTTCTActccactcactcactcagtcacTCATGGGTTTTGACAATCCCAAAGCATTGCTTTTTATAAGTAAggttaaagtgtacaatgtaatAAGTAAGATTAAAGTGCAcagtgtaatacattttttttaaaaagccttaggGGTACAAATGATTGCTGACAGAATGAGGGTTATGACAGAGTGCAGTTAGGAATAAGCATAAATGTCAGATTCTGAAATGTCAGATTCTGAAATGGTAGtttccattgatttttgtttcttctaatcCATGCTTTTAATTCGAGCACTCAGGCCATGGTGGTGCAGTAGCTGGCAAGAAGAACAGAACCTGGAAAAACCTGAAACAAATCCTGGCTTCCGAAAGAGCATTGCCGTGGCAACTGAATGATCCGAACTGTAAGCTGTCTCGAGCCTTCTGGGAGTTTATAGTGTTCAGACTCGTAACTTCTTATAACAGACCTATATCATTGTGTTTGCATGAATGTAGGAAATAGTTTTTAGCTTAGGAATTACATAGTGCCATCAATACAGGGAAATAATGTGTACATTTGCTCATAACTTGATTAGTGTTGAATCTGTTTTGTCTTGGAGGTGTGGTTTTGAGAGTCACTGTTAACATTTCAATCTGGAGAAATAGGTCCTGATGTGATAATATTGGTGTTTCTGTTTGACAAACTTATTCAGACGTCTGCTCTTAAACTTTGTTTCCAAGAACAAGGTTGCCCAAGATTTAGGAGGTTTTTTACTGACCAACTTACAGGCcagttctgtttttctctctgagccGGTGTTTTTCAGAGTAAACGCTTTACGCGGCAGTATTTCCAAATCTGTGTAAAGCACTGTTATATGTTCTGTGCAACTTCATTGGAAAGTACAGGTAAAAGTCTTCACCTCCTGTCCCACTACACGTCTTTCATGGGGTGACTCAGACGGCTGACAAGTGAGCTAGTCAGTTGTGTGGGTGTGGACCTTCCAGTGTCTGGACGCTCAGATGCAGGCAGTGGGTTGTTTGGCATCTCATCACTGTCAGCCCATGTAGCCCGAGACAGTGAGAGTGGCTTGTGGGCAGATGAGCTGTCTATTGGTGGTTCTGGGTAGAGGGTCCCTGGGGCCAGGGCAGAGCTAGCTCCGGAGCCTGTACTTGGTCTGTGGCATACTGCATCATTTCCCCCAGAGAACTCTGTGAGTgcttaatcataaaataaaatttagatgaaaagggaagggatcTGAATGTTTTAAAGCCACTTTAGTtagcttccttttctttcttttttccccctccagacTTCAGTATTGATGCTCCTCCGTCCTTCAAACCAGCTAAGAAGTATTCTGATGTGTCAGGTCTTCTGGTGAGTGTAATTACATGTCAATGTCTATGACATTGAATTGAAAGGAAGATTTCACAGTACTGTCTGCTTAGACAGTGTTGAATATTGACCACCATGGGTCCTGCCTGGAGCCTGTATACTTTGAATAGGTAGTAGGTTTGTGCTGAAGcgttcatgcatttattttagaGTGGCTGCCCCTTGGGTCACCCATGTGGGCAACCTGGAGACTGGATTGCTCCAGAAAGCAGGAGACCCAAGtttcacttcctcttcctcttcctctgcttgTTAACTAtatgaaagatacacacacacacacacacacacacacacacacacgtatatgtatacttacatatgtatatatatatacacgttaTATGTTTCATGTATATGTTAACtacataaaaaaacaattatttcttttttactgctCAATGTTTAAAAACTACCTGCAATTTAGAGatgattgtatttttttaaaaaaatatttaaacttctcTAAAGAGGCACTACGGTAAAGGTAGAGATTTTCAAACATATCTTAAGCACCAGAACCCCCTTTGCAAATGAAATCTTTTACAGAATCCCCTGGAGTTCACTTACCCACTGTGGTCCCTTGTGGATCTGGTCCTCTGttcttctccctgctccccaccacaGTGACCCCCAACGTGCTTCTGGggaacacagtttgaaaaccagcGGTATAATTGGGTGAATAGGACTTGGGCAAGTCGCTGAACCTCGAAAACCTGAGAGAGCCTCCGTTCTTTCCTTTCTGAATGTAGATGAAGGGTGGAACTTTCAGTTcgccttcttcctccttctttatCACTGTTCAGTTTGGAAGATGGGCTTTTTTCCATAACTATAGAAATAATGagtcatttcacttttaaaaattcatccacatcatttaaatgctttacatttttatgaaaatatgtgactccAACTTCTGTAACAAACTGACTAAATTAATGGTACACATTTTACATTGGGAaggatttcagtttttatttttgaaaatagtgttAGTTATACTCTGAATTAGTCATAGATTTAGCTTTTCCTCCAGAAAGCACACACTCCTCGGTATTCTACAAACTTTTTAACATAGATCCTTAAAACACAATGATCCTAAAAAATGATAGGGAGAAGAAGTGCTATAAAATGgcctgtgtgtgtggtgggttcTGGCATCCATTCATGGCATGCATCTCCTCTTAAAGGTCCCCTGAGGGGACTTCACCTTGAGAGAAATGTTGTAGCCTTATGCTGTCTCCTGTCTACTATCTGAAAATAGTTGCCTCATATACTTGACCCTTTTTAATAGTTGCAGAAGAGCTAGCTTGCCACCAGTTACTCTCTTATGACCCAAAGTGGAAATCCCTCCCTGTACCATTTTGCGCTGAGTTTGTAGAAGCTCAGTTGATGGCTTCTACTTGGAAGGTGCGCTCTTGGATGGTAGCTTTATCCTTACCATTATCAGGCAGCTCACCTGCTAGTGCAGTGGTTTTCCCACATGAGGAGGCCTGAGACGCATCATGAGAAGCATTGTTCAGGCCCCTTTATGCCATCGGCAAAGGACTTGTCATGTTATACATAACCTAAAACCTCCTGCCCCACTGTATGTAGAATTAAGAAATTctgaatatacaaagaactctacCAAATCATTGAAGGAAAATCCCATAGAAGAATTGGCTaaaaggatatgaatagacaaTTACAAGGAGGAAATACAGATGACCAATAAGTAGATGTTGAACCTCACTATTAATCAGGAAAAAGACTCATCAGGTAGGGAGTGTCACCAACACAGAGAAATGGGTATCCTAGTACATTGCTGTTTTGAGGTGGGAATCTAGAATATATTGGTATGGATTCTTCTGAGGACTGTTTCACACTACCTACTgggacaaaaaagcaaaagcctatgacccagcaatgtgCCTTCTAGGCAGCTCCCTAGAGAAATAGTGTCTACAAGGAGCTTCATGCAGAAATGCTTCTGAGAAAATGTGttagcaaaatattggaaacaacaTAAAGGTCAATCGATGGGAGGGGGTGTTTTCATACTCTGCTGAGAGCTTGATGTATATGTTAACAGCGCGGATAAACTTCTAAGATGTATTATTTACCAAAAGGTGCAAAGCAGTATAGGCTGCATGATACCACCTAAGTAAAAATCAACACACACTCACGAAAAAATACAGGGTCATTTCCCTGGTGTGTTCACATACGTGTGTGAGGGTGTATATAAACAAGGTCTGGAAGGGTGCCCACCTAGCAATGGTTTCCTCAGGGAAGGCAAAGGACTTTGGATGGTAGACAGTGGTAGAAGGGGACTTGAGTCTTActtataatgttttctttttctagaggAAAATATATTCATCTGTTAACGTGTATAAAGTTAcgcaatttaaaaatgaagcctAGCTCATATTTACGCTGACCCACTGGTTCCCAGCAGGCCAAGTGACTGTTTCCCCTGTGCTGGGCATGGCAGGAAGGCATGCGGGGGTCACCCCTGTGTGTAGCCCTTGTTACAAAGCTATGGAAAGTATTGCGGCTCTGGGAGAGACGGGGGAGCAGTGAATACTGCCTGTGACCCCGCCAGCGAGGGAGGCCTGAAAGCTGCTGCCTGCCCTCCTGGGAGGCAGCCTTTGTTTCATTCAGGCTCCAGGGCTGGAATCCGGAGGAGGTTCTGACTGCAGGAGTGCAGTTCTTTACTTGTTCAACTCTGTGGTGTCACATGGTGTCCTCCCCTCTGTTCAGAATACTAGGTCAGGTCCAGTCTGTGCAAGTTCTTGTTGCTGACCTTTTGGTTGGTGCCACAGTATCTCTGTATTCTGCATTATTTATTCTAAGTCGCCTTGGCAGTGAGGTCTGAACTTGGGCAGGCTGGCTCAGCACAGCTTGGTGGTGGGAGTGAGGCCGCCACAGGAATGGAGCCTGCTGGCCTGGTTCCTATATGGAGACTGGCTGATCAAAGCCCGCTGCACGTGCCTGCGCCCCTGCTGGGAAACACAGGGCAGCTCCCCCGCCAGCTAGCTCATCTAACTGCCTCGTGGCCAGGAGCCTCCAAAGGGATTTGTTGCTGTTTCTCTATTGAAGCCTTCCTTTATATTACTGTCATTGAAGGAAATGTGGTACAGGAAGGCAATATCTAGATCAAGCCAAAGgatcacagttttattttattatagagcTTTAATCAATCTTAGTTTTTTAGAAATAACCCCCCTTCCTGACACGCATTCGGATGTTAAATACCTACGGAGGTCCCCAGTGACGGAGCTGAAGACTTTAAGAGTATGAGAAACATATGACTCAGTTCCCCTCAGCTCATTGCTTCTTTAGGCCCCTCCCTGATTAAATCACAGTGTAGCTGCGTCTCGGTCCACAGAGATGACCAACCTCAGAGCAGACAATCCACAATGGAGTAATTGGACGTTATCTGTCTAGACTTTAATGgcatcttttataatttttttaaaggagctcCAAATGACTCACTCTCATGTTTTCTGCTTCAAAATGTGCGGAAGACATGTGCCTTGAGGTATATAGTGAGTGGATTATTGTCTCCACTCTGCACATGGGAAAACCAGACCAGAAGAGAATTTTGATACGGAAACAAGGTCTCTTTTCTGTGATGGTCCTGATTGTccatttgttcgttcattcattcatccattcattcaacatttgcTGTGCAAACACTGACTGAAGGCCCACTGTGAGCTTTGCATTGCACTAGGAGCTGGGACCAATGATAAGCACACCACAGGCTTCCTGCCTCAGGAAATGCAAGTAAAAGCAACGGAGATAGCATTCCAAGGGAGACACATATGGTGAGGTGACAGCTGACCGTGAGGGAGGTTCTGACCTCCTGTGGGGAGGCAGATAAGGCTTCCCTGATGATGGGACTCTGGGAGCTGAGTCCTAAAGGATAAACAGGTGATTACTGAGCACAGTGGGCCGGGCTGGGGGCCCCTCCCAAGGAAAGGGCAAATGGGGCATGACAGGAGGGAAGGGCTTAGAGCCAGGGTAGTTGGAACCAGCGAGTGAGGACATATGGGAGTGAGGACATGTGGTGAGGAAGAGGCTCGGGAAGGAGGAGGGCCGGGCCTGCTGGTAAGGACTGAGGAGCCATGCTGAGGACTTGGCCTTTGTCCCGAGAACAGAGAAGAGCCATTGAGAGGTTTCATGaagaaaaaatgagcagaagtaCAAGTAGCAAAGACGACCCTGACTGAAGTTGTAGGATGGCCATCCCTTCCAGTGCAAGAGTGGGTATGGGTGGCCAGTCCAGCACTGAGTGAAACCCAGGAAGCTGTGTAAGTGGCAAGGGGAGGGGCTGGAAGAGTGGAGAAGAGTgtgctgggagcagggagggtggcagggaggggcGGGTGTGCCAGCGTGCCTGGAGGTGCCTCTCCCTGCCTTGGGGAACAGACCTGGAACTTTTGTTTGAAGCAGATGGGAGTTTGAAGGCAGGGATCGGAGGGATGATCATCATGAATTCAATTTTGGACCTGTTGCTTGTAGCCCTTGAGGCAGCAACCAGAAGAATCCTAGTGTCTGATGTAGTTATTCCTCTTCCTCCCATCCATACACTGAAGTATTTCTCAAGTCTGGGAAGATGAACAAGTTTTTGCCAAAGTGAGCAATTTAGTGTTCTTGGTGACAGAGTAAGAcatgatgaaaatatattatttcactgtcagtaaaatagaaaaaaaaaaatttaaacttgaaCTTAAAATattcctcaccaccaccaccaccaccaccaattctctgcccttctctgtgCCTATTTCCCACCCAGGCGAACTACACTGACCCCCAGAGCAAGCTTCGCTTCAGCACCATTGAAGAGTTTTCCTACATTCGGAGGCTGCCATCTGATGTTGTCACAGGTTACCTGGCCCTGAGAAAGGCCACAAGCATCGTTCCCTGAGCCTTGAGAAGTGAAGGTGAAGTGCAAAACTGTTTCAGAAGCAGACTTTGGACTCATGGTTTTGTTTCATGGAAACAAACTCATTCTGCTGTCAATCTGGAAATGTCAGTGTTGTGTCTTGGAAAGAATGTTTGGCTTTAAtttaagtgggttttttttttcctctctatgaTTTTCCTCCAAGTGTGATATTTCCTGTTGAGTTGAATTATACTTCATTTGTTGCCTCACGTAAAGTTGTTTgacaagaaaatacaaaattgtgcttttaatttaaCCCAAGTACATCCCCGAATTTTGGCTTCAAAGTTGTGCACTCTCTTATAACACATTTAAAGTCTCTGTAATGAATCCTGACAACACGGCTGGATTATTCCTGGTCCTAGTGACTCCCTCTTTCGAGCATAGTTTTTCTCTTTGATCAGAATGCTTGGAAGAAGCCCAAGATTGGGACTGGAGCAGAAAGGGCTGCATAACTCATCTTGTCACACTGGGCTGGTCCTCTCGCCCTGTACCTCAGCCTGAGAATCAgcctctcctcccagcctccagaaccagaGGGATATgtgtctgttatttaagtcacccagtctgtggcatttcaTTGCAGCAGGCCAAGCTGACTAAAACCGATTTCTGGAGGTGTGGATACAAACATTGACACCCTTTCCGAGAAGGGCTTTTGTCCTGATCCAGGACGCGGCCCTTTGAGCAAAGCCTGTTCCGGAATGACAGTGTTTGCTCCCCCATCCTATGGAAAGTACTCTGGGGCCAGAAGGAGAGTGTGGAGGTGTGCCCCAAGCCTCTCTGAGCCCTACTCTCCCAGTTCTTTAGGGAAGACAGTGGAACCAGACCTTGGGGTGTCTGGGCCAGAACTGCCTCTACTTTGGGGGGTTAGGCACCCAGgtgccttttctttctgagaGAAAGCCCCTTCTGTACCCCCACTCCAggcttaaagaaaaacaaggctgCGAGCAGCCAGCTGGGCAGGTGGCAGCTGCCCGGAACCCGGCTGCCTTTTCTCCAGACGCAAAGCAGCCCCTGTGTTATTCAGCACCTCAATATCTAGTGGAAAGTGCTGGAGGGGTGCTGTGTGACTTCCCAGCCCCACAAAAAGGGACTGAGGTGATGGCAGGAGAGGTGGGGAACCTTCCCTAAGCCCGTGAGCACTAAGGCATTTGAGCCTCTGGTGCAGGGTTCTCAAACCcgaatcagaatcacctgaggcCTTGTGGTGACAGCCTGGGAATCTGATCCCGCAGTCGGGGATGGCCCCGGAATTGGCACTTCTCCCAACGGCGCTGATGTTACTGGTCCAAGGACCTCACATTAAAACCCACAGCTGAAACTGAGTTCTCTGAAAGACCAGAGGCTGCTTGGGTGCCTCTCGCCCCTGCACCTCCTGCCAGCAGTCAGCCTAGGAAAATGCCCCCGTTTCCCTTTTGGTGAAATGGAGTAAGTGAGTCAAGAGCCCTTCCTGCTTTGCTTCTACATTCTATGATACAATGAAAACTTGGGGCAGGTGCACTTTTTTCCCATTAAGGTCCCCCAAATTGGATAGAGCCCCACTGACACTGTTCTAACTCTTGACAGCTGACTGCCAGGTGCTACTTCAGACCTGCCTGTTCAGTCTCCTGGGCCAGGATCCAAGATGAAAAAGAATCTCTGCCCTGTATATGTCCACTGACTGTTGCCCCTGCAGGCCTCTCAGAGTTTCTGGGCGTGTGTGTGCTGGGAACCCTCTTTCAGAGTCACCTGGGACTCACTGAAATGCAGAGTCCTGGGCCACACATTGTAGACCTGACCTATGCAGGGAATGGGGCCCAGGCATCGGCATTTGATAAATACCGTGAATGTGACTCACAGAAGTGTGAGAACTGCCACTTGCAGGCAGAGGGGAAGCACGTGTGCCGGACACCTGGCTCCCTACTTTCCTGTTCCCCTGCTGGGCTGTCCTTGCCAGTCTCTTTTTGACAGAGAACTGAGTTCCGAAGGTCAGGTCATTCCACTCACCCCCAGCAACAGGGGGCCCGAGCTGAGCCAAACTAAACTTCAAGCTGTGACCGGGTC from Rhinolophus sinicus isolate RSC01 linkage group LG09, ASM3656204v1, whole genome shotgun sequence encodes the following:
- the INO80C gene encoding INO80 complex subunit C, coding for MAAQIPIVATTATPGIARNSKKRPASPSHNGSSAGGYSASKKKKSAASSFAQGISMEAMSENKMVPSDFSTGPMEKTAKPLPFKDLNFVHSGHGGAVAGKKNRTWKNLKQILASERALPWQLNDPNYFSIDAPPSFKPAKKYSDVSGLLANYTDPQSKLRFSTIEEFSYIRRLPSDVVTGYLALRKATSIVP